Proteins encoded by one window of Esox lucius isolate fEsoLuc1 chromosome 4, fEsoLuc1.pri, whole genome shotgun sequence:
- the lrrtm2 gene encoding leucine-rich repeat transmembrane neuronal protein 2, with protein sequence MGFHSRWALVGPAPLCLCVISMLLCLLPPASCTTCPQKCRCEDQQFYCDTQGLEAPPEGVDRGALGLSLRHNSIAELSPDQFYGFSQLTWLHLDHNQITTVQEDAFQGLYKLKDLNLSSNRITKLPNTTFIHLINLQILDLSFNQMTALEPELFHGLRKLQILHLRSNSLRTTPVRAFWDCRSLEYLGLSNNRLRSMARNGFAGLIKLRELHLEHNQLTKINLAHFPRLVSLQFLYLQWNKISNLTCGMEWTWNTLEKLDLTGNEIRVLTPDVFETLPNLKILLLDNNKLGSLDPSVLDMWGSLSTVGLSSNLWECTKRICSLATWLSTFKGRWEHSILCHTPEYAQGEEILDAVYGFQLCQNFTAPPPVVLPTSASSMATDACLGTTAEVTSSQFGVMQQTPTQDFYAEDFGSFTTVTRTTATTARTALATTATTVEGGGGGARGVTEDFSEIDNTVLTQRVIIGTMALLFSFFLIIFVVYISRKCCPPTLRRIRHCSAMQNRRQMRTQPRQQMADLATQVPYNEYEPSHEEGALVIINGYGQCKCQQLPYKECEV encoded by the exons ATGG GTTTCCATTCAAGGTGGGCACTGGTGGGACCTGCACcactgtgcctgtgtgtgatcAGCATGCTGCTGTGCCTCCTGCCCCCTGCGTCCTGCACCACCTGTCCCCAGAAATGCCGCTGTGAAGACCAGCAGTTCTACTGTGACACACAGGGGCTAGAGGCCCCCCCGGAGGGTGTTGACAGGGGGGCCCTGGGGTTATCGCTGCGACACAACAGCATCGCGGAGCTCAGCCCGGACCAGTTCTACGGCTTCTCGCAGCTCACCTGGCTTCACCTGGACCACAACCAGATCACTACGGTGCAGGAGGACGCCTTCCAGGGGCTCTACAAGCTCAAAGACCTCAACCTGAGCTCCAACCGGATCACCAAGCTGCCAAACACAACCTTCATCCACCTCATCAACCTTCAGATCCTTGACCTGTCATTCAACCAGATGACCGCGCTGGAACCGGAGCTGTTCCATGGACTCCGCAAGCTGCAGATCCTCCATCTGCGCTCCAACTCTCTGCGTACTACCCCCGTCCGGGCCTTCTGGGACTGTCGCAGCCTTGAGTACCTGGGTTTGTCCAACAACCGGCTGCGGAGCATGGCCCGGAACGGCTTTGCGGGCCTCATTAAGCTCAGAGAGCTTCACTTGGAACACAACCAGTTGACTAAAATCAACCTGGCCCACTTCCCCCGCCTGGTGTCTCTGCAATTCCTCTACCTGCAGTGGAACAAGATCTCCAACCTGACCTGCGGGATGGAATGGACCTGGAACACCCTGGAGAAGCTGGACCTCACGGGGAATGAGATCCGGGTCCTGACCCCAGACGTTTTCGAGACGCTGCCCAACCTGAAGATCCTGCTGCTGGATAACAATAAACTCGGCAGCTTGGACCCCTCGGTCCTGGATATGTGGGGGTCTCTGAGTACCGTGGGCCTGTCGAGCAACCTCTGGGAATGTACCAAACGGATCTGCTCCCTGGCCACTTGGCTGAGCACCTTTAAGGGGAGATGGGAACATTCCATCCTGTGCCACACCCCCGAGTATGCCCAGGGCGAGGAGATACTGGATGCCGTTTACGGATTTCAGCTTTGTCAGAATTTCACTGCGCCGCCGCCAGTAGTCTTGCCCACCAGCGCGTCTTCCATGGCCACGGACGCCTGTTTAGGCACGACTGCAGAGGTCACCAGCTCACAGTTTGGAGTAATGCAGCAGACACCCACGCAGGACTTCTACGCAGAGGATTTTGGGAGCTTTACAACTGTGACGAGAACCACCGCCACCACGGCTCGCACCGCCCTGGCAACAACCGCCACCACGGTAGAGGGCGGAGGGGGCGGAGCCAGGGGGGTCACAGAGGACTTCTCGGAGATAGACAACACAGTCTTAACACAGAGGGTGATCATTGGAACCATGGCCCTTCTGTTCTCCTTCTTTCTCATCATTTTCGTTGTGTACATCTCACGGAAGTGCTGCCCTCCGACCCTGCGCAGGATACGCCACTGCTCGGCCATGCAGAACCGCCGGCAGATGAGGACCCAGCCACGGCAGCAAATGGCGGACCTGGCCACGCAGGTACCCTATAATGAGTATGAGCCCAGCCACGAGGAGGGGGCACTCGTCATCATCAACGGCTATGGGCAGTGCAAGTGTCAGCAGCTGCCTTACAAAGAGTGTGAAGTATAA